The following coding sequences lie in one Musa acuminata AAA Group cultivar baxijiao chromosome BXJ1-8, Cavendish_Baxijiao_AAA, whole genome shotgun sequence genomic window:
- the LOC135587186 gene encoding DNA damage-binding protein 1, whose amino-acid sequence MSVWNYVVTAHKPTNVTHSCVGNFTSPQELNLIIAKCTRIEIHLLTPHGLQPMLDVPIYGRIATLELFRPHGEPQDFLFIATERYKFCVLQWDAETSELITRAMGDVSDRIGRPTDNGQIGLIDPDCRLIGLHLYDGLFKVIPFDNKGQLKEAFNIRLEELQVLDIKFLYGCLKPTIVVLYQDNKDARHAKTYEIALKDKDFVEGPLSHTNLDNGAGILIPVPMPLGGVIIIGEETIVYCSVSAFKAIPIRPSITRAYGRVDADGSRYLLGDNAGLLHLLVITHERERVTGLKIEHLGETSVASTISYLDNAVVYIGSSYGDSQLIKLNLQPDAKGSYVEVLEKYVNLGPIVDFCVVDLERQGQGQVVTCSGAYKDGSLRIVRNGIGINEQASVELQGIKGLWSLRSSTNDPYDTFLVVSFINETRVLAMNMDDELEESEIEGFCAEAQTLFCQNAIHDQLVQVTANSVRLVSSTTRELLHEWNAPSGYSVNVATANASQVLLATGGGHLVYLEIGNGKLAEVKHVQLDYEISCLDINPSGENPNYSTLAAVGMWTDISVRIFSLPSLELLAKENLGGEIIPRSVLLCTFEGVSYLLCTLGDGHLLNFLLNLSTGELSNRKKVSLGTQPIMLRTFSSKDTTHVFAASDRPTVIYSSNKKLLYSNVNLKEVSHMCPFNSAAFPDSLAIAKEGELSIGTIDDIQKLHIRTIPLGEHARRICHQEQSRTFAICSLKNCQTSNEETEMHFVRLLDDQTFEFISTYPLDTYEYGCSIISCSFSDDNNAYYCVGTAYVLPEENEPSKGRILVFVVEDGKLQLIAEKETKGAVYSLNAFNGKLLAAINQKIQLYKWMLREDGSRELQAECGHHGHILALYVQTRGDFIVVGDLMKSISLLLYKHEEGAIEELARDYNANWMSAVEILDDDVFLGAENNYNLFTVRKNSDAATDEERGRLEVVGEYHLGEFVNRFRHGSLVMRLPDLEAGHIPTVIFGTINGVIGVVASLPHDQYVFLEKLQANLVKVIKGVGGLSHEQWRSFNNEKKTVDARNFLDGDLIESFLDLSRSRMDEIASSMGVPLEELCKRVEELTRLH is encoded by the exons ATGAGCGTGTGGAACTACGTGGTGACGGCTCACAAGCCGACCAACGTCACCCACTCGTGCGTCGGCAACTTCACCAGCCCCCAAGAGCTCAACCTCATCATCGC TAAATGCACACGCATTGAAATCCATTTACTTACGCCTCATGGACTGCAG CCCATGTTGGATGTACCTATATATGGAAGAATTGCCACACTCGAACTTTTTCGTCCGCAT GGTGAACCTCAAGATTTTCTATTTATCGCTACGGAGAGGTACAAATTCTGTGTTCTTCAGTGGGATGCAGAGACATCAGAGCTTATTACAAG AGCAATGGGTGATGTTTCTGATCGAATTGGTCGTCCAACAGATAACGGACAG ATTGGTTTGATTGACCCTGACTGTCGGTTGATTGGCCTCCACTTGTATGATGGTCTATTTAAG GTTATACCATTCGATAATAAAGGACAGTTAAAGGAAGCTTTTAACATCAG GCTTGAAGAacttcaagttttagatataaaatTTCTTTATGGCTGTTTGAAGCCTACAATTGTGGTCCTGTACCAA GATAACAAGGATGCTCGGCATGCTAAGACTTATGAGATAGCGCTCAAGGATAAGGACTTTGTTGAGGGTCCATTGTCTCATACTAATCTTGATAACGGGGCTGGTATTCTGATTCCTGTGCCCATGCCCCTTGGTGGTGTCATAATTATAGGGGAGGAGACGATCGTTTATTGTAGTGTTTCTGCTTTTAAAGCTATACCAATCAGACCG TCAATTACAAGGGCCTATGGAAGAGTTGATGCAGATGGCTCTCGGTACTTGCTTGGTGATAACGCAGGCCTTCTACATTTACTCGTCATCACTCACGAGAGGGAAAG AGTAACTGGTCTGAAAATTGAGCACTTAGGAGAGACCTCTGTTGCATCAACAATATCTTATCTTGATAATGCAGTTGTGTATATTGGTTCAAGCTATGGTGATTCACAG CTTATAAAACTGAATCTACAACCTGATGCAAAGGGTTCATATGTTGAAGTTCTTGAAAAATATGTCAACCTGGGGCCTATTGTGGATTTCTGTGTTGTTGATCTTGAGAGGCAAGGTCAGGGTCAGGTTGTTACCTGTTCGGGAGCTTATAAAGATGGATCCCTCCGCATAGTCCGAAATGGAATAGGGATTAATGAACAG GCATCTGTAGAACTTCAAGGTATCAAAGGGTTATGGTCCTTGCGGTCTTCTACTAATGATCCATATGACACCTTCTTGGTGGTAAGCTTCATCAATGAGACACGTGTCCTGGCAATGAATATGGATGACGAATTAGAAGAATCTGAGATAGAAGGATTTTGCGCAGAAGCCCAAACCTTATTTTGTCAAAATGCCATCCATGATCAACTTGTGCAG GTTACTGCTAATTCTGTTCGATTAGTGAGTTCCACCACTCGAGAGTTGCTGCATGAGTGGAATGCACCTTCAGGCTACTCAGTCAACGTTGCAACTGCTAATGCCTCCCAG GTTTTGTTGGCCACTGGCGGTGGCCATCTTGTTTACTTAGAGATTGGAAATGGGAAGCTGGCCGAAGTTAAACATGTACAATTGGACTATGAGATATCTTGTCTTGACATAAATCCAAGTGGTGAAAATCCTAATTATAGCACATTAGCCGCAGTTGGTATGTGGACAGATATTAGTGTCAGGATATTTTCACTTCCTAGCCTAGAACTACTTGCAAAAGAAAATCTGGGAGGTGAAATTATTCCTCGATCTGTTCTTCTATGTACCTTTGAAGGG GTATCTTATCTTCTGTGTACCCTTGGAGATGGACACCTGCTCAATTTTCTACTGAATTTGAGCACCGGTGAATTATCTAATAGGAAGAAGGTCTCTCTTGGTACTCAGCCTATTATGCTCAGAACATTTTCTTCAAAGGATACCACACATGTATTTGCAGCATCAGATAGACCTACAGTTATCTACAGTAGCAACAAGAAGTTACTCTATAGTAATGTGAATTTGAAGGAAGTCAGCCACATGTGTCCATTTAATTCAGCTGCTTTTCCTGACAG CCTTGCAATAGCAAAAGAAGGTGAACTTTCAATTGGAACTATAGATGATATCCAAAAGCTTCACATTCGCACAATTCCTCTGGGGGAACATGCACGTCGAATTTGCCATCAGGAGCAGTCTCGAACATTTGCCATTTGTAGTCTCAAGAACTGCCAGACGAGTAATGAGGAGACAGAAATGCACTTTGTTCGCCTGTTGGATGATCAAACCTTTGAGTTCATATCAACCTACCCTCTTGATACCTATGAATACGGTTGCTCCATTATTAGTTGTTCATTCTCAGATGACAATAATGCGTATTACTGTGTTGGAACAGCTTATGTTTTGCCTGAAGAAAATGAGCCTAGCAAG GGAAGAATCCTGGTTTTTGTAGTTGAAGATGGGAAATTGCAGTTGATTGCTGAAAAGGAAACCAAGGGTGCTGTGTACTCTCTCAATGCTTTCAATGGTAAATTGCTGGCTGCTATTAATCAGAAAATCCAACTATACAAATGGATGCTTCGGGAAGATGGATCAAGGGAATTGCAGGCGGAGTGTGGACATCATGGGCATATACTTGCTTTGTATGTTCAAACTCGCGGTGATTTCATTGTTGTTGGTGATCTGATGAAATCTATATCTCTGTTGTTATACAAG CACGAGGAAGGTGCGATAGAGGAGCTAGCTAGGGATTATAATGCAAACTGGATGTCAGCTGTTGAGAttcttgatgatgatgtctttCTCGGTGCTGAGAACAACTACAACCTTTTTACAGTGCGGAAAAATAGTGATGCAGCTACAGATGAGGAGCGAGGCCGGCTTGAGGTTGTTGGTGAATACCACCTTGGAGAGTTTGTCAACCGCTTTCGACATGGATCACTGGTAATGCGACTTCCGGATTTGGAGGCAGGCCACATTCCGACGGTTATATTTGGCACTATCAATGGTGTCATTGGGGTGGTAGCGTCCCTTCCTCATGACCAATATGTGTTCCTTGAGAAGCTCCAGGCCAACCTCGTGAAGGTAATAAAGGGGGTGGGTGGCCTGAGCCATGAGCAATGGCGATCGTTCAACAACGAAAAGAAGACAGTGGATGCCAGGAACTTCTTGGATGGAGACTTGATCGAGTCTTTCCTTGATCTCAGCCGCAGTCGGATGGACGAGATAGCATCCTCCATGGGAGTTCCATTGGAGGAGCTTTGCAAGAGAGTGGAGGAGCTGACAAGATTGCATTGA
- the LOC103993619 gene encoding translation initiation factor IF-2, chloroplastic has protein sequence MASPASLASLGSARSVSPGVFEVFPSVVAVRRVHVVSSIRVGGFDGWKKWRRVRGRVCKCMVTTNLVEEREIPFSAESTLKVSNSSGGRNDDADLILKPPSKPVLKPLPNGQVDPSNSGSSIWSSDMVVREKPMAAVEDTEKVIESLGEVLEKVEKLETTNALKFGGKDIKGNGAPSGGSKPVGPENATSSPRKSKTLKSVWRKGNPVASVQRVVKELPKVREDRKKDIPITTETKISGAAQVAPLRPQMPLPARPKLQAKPAAVPPSTPAVKKSDVQKERKPILIDKFASKKPVDDPIAAEAILATPLKPAKGPPPSKVKDERRKKSSSTGGLRRRMTNDGEISEQEASELDVPIPGVTEPRKGRKWSKASRKAARLQAAKAAEPVKVEILEVGEEGMLTEELAYNLAVGEADILAFLFSKGVKPETVHALDKDMVKMICKEYDVEVIEVDPVRVEEMAKKKEVLDEDDLDMLEDRPPVITIMGHVDHGKTTLLDYIRKSRVVASEAGGITQGIGAYKVLVPVDGKPQPCVFLDTPGHEAFGAMRARGARVTDIVIIVVAADDGVRPQTSEAIAHAKAAGVPIIIAINKIDKDGANPERVLQELSSVGLMPEIWGGDIPMVQISALKGENVDELLETVMLVAELQELKANPQRNAKGTVIEAGLDKAKGAVATLIVQNGTLKKSDVVVCGEAFGKVRAMFDDRGGHVDKAGPSMAVQVIGLSSVPIAGDEFEVVKSLDVARERAETCAESLWVARISAKAGEVKVTLSSIASAVATGKQSGLDVHQLNIILKVDVQGSIGAIRQALQVLPQSNVSLKFLLQAPGEVSTSDVDLAVASEAIIFGFNVKTPGSVKSYADKKNVEIRLYRVIYDLVDDMRNAMEGLLEPVEEQVPIGTADVRATFSSGSGRVAGCMITEGKVVKDCGVRVVRNGKTVHTGTIDSLRRVKEDVKEVGAGLECGIGVDDFDDWEAGDVIEAFNTVEKQRTLEEASATVAAALVGAGIEL, from the exons ATGGCGTCTCCGGCTTCCCTCGCGTCGCTGGGAAGCGCGAGGTCCGTTTCCCCGGGAGTCTTCGAGGTGTTTCCCTCTGTCGTCGCTGTTCGGAGGGTTCATGTCGTTTCTAGTATTAGAGTCGGTGGCTTCGACGGCTGGAAGAAATGGCGTCGCGTTCGAGGTCGAGTGTGTAAGTGTATGGTGACCACCAATTTGGTTGAGGAGAGAGAAATCCCGTTCTCTGCGGAGTCCACATTGAAGGTCAGTAACAGCAGCGGTGGCAGAAACGATGATGCGGATCTCATCCTCAAGCCTCCTTCCAAGCCTGTGCTGAAACCCCTCCCTAACGGCCAGGTTGATCCTTCGAACTCGGGCTCCTCCATTTGGTCATCCGACATGGTTGTCCGTGAGAAGCCGATGGCCGCAGTGGAAGACACAGAGAAAGTGATAGAATCTCTTGGTGAGGTTTTAGAGAAGGTGGAAAAGCTTGAGACTACGAATGCCCTCAAATTTGGTGGTAAAGATATCAAGGGCAATGGTGCGCCCAGTGGCGGCTCCAAACCGGTTGGGCCTGAGAATGCAACTTCATCTCCTAGGAAGTCGAAGACGCTTAAGAGCGTTTGGCGGAAGGGGAACCCTGTGGCAAGCGTACAAAGGGTAGTTAAAGAATTGCCCAAGGTCAGGGAGGATAGGAAGAAAGATATCCCTATAACCACAGAGACGAAGATATCAGGTGCTGCTCAAGTTGCTCCTTTGAGGCCTCAAATGCCTTTGCCGGCCAGGCCGAAGCTGCAAGCAAAACCTGCAGCTGTTCCGCCTTCCACTCCTGCAGTAAAGAAGTCTGATGTCCAGAAGGAAAGGAAACCaattcttatagataaatttgcaTCCAAAAAACCAGTTGATGATCCAATTGCAGCTGAGGCGATTTTAGCAACCCCTTTGAAGCCAGCAAAAGGGCCCCCACCATCCAAAGTCAAAGATGAACGACGTAAGAAATCAAGTTCTACTGGTGGATTGCGCAGACGTATGACAAATGATGGAGAGATATCCGAACAGGAAGCCTCAGAACTTGATGTGCCTATCCCTGGGGTAACAGAGCCAAGGAAAGGGAGGAAATGGAGTAAGGCAAGCCGTAAGGCTGCAAGACTGCAAGCAGCCAAAGCTGCAGAACCTGTTAAAGTCGAGATTCTTGAGGTGGGTGAAGAGGGCATGTTGACAGAGGAGTTAGCATATAACTTGGCTGTCGGTGAAGCAGatattcttgcatttttgttCTCAAAGGGAGTTAAGCCTGAGACAGTTCATGCTCTTGATAAAGACATGGTCAAGATGATATGCAAGGAATATGATGTGGAAGTAATCGAAGTTGACCCGGTTAGAGTGGAAGAAATGGcaaagaagaaggaagtactTGATGAGGATGATCTGGACATGTTAGAAGATAGGCCTCCTGTTATTACAATCATGGGACATgtggatcacggaaag ACAACACTACTGGACTATATTCGAAAGAGCAGG GTGGTAGCATCAGAGGCAGGTGGAATAACTCAAGGTATTGGCGCATACAAGGTTCTTGTCCCAGTTGATGGAAAGCCTCAACCATGTGTCTTTCTTGATACCCCGGGGCATGAG GCATTTGGTGCAATGAGGGCACGTGGAGCAAGAGTGACTGACATTGTCATCATTGTAGTGGCTGCTGATGATGGAGTCCGCCCGCAGACCAGTGAGGCAATAGCTCATGCAAAGGCAGCTGGGGTGCCTATTATCATTGCCATTAACAAG ATAGATAAGGATGGAGCAAATCCAGAAAGGGTTCTGCAAGAGCTTTCTTCTGTTGGCCTTATGCCAGAGATATGGGGTGGTGACATTCCTATGGTTCAG ATTAGTGCTCTTAAAGGAGAGAATGTTGATGAACTGTTGGAGACTGTTATGCTTGTGGCAGAG CTGCAAGAATTGAAAGCCAATCCTCAAAGAAATGCTAAAGGCACCGTTATAGAAGCAGGTCTTGATAAAGCAAAAGGAGCTGTTGCCACACTTATTGTGCAAAATGGAACCCTTAAGAAGAGTGATGTTGTAGTATGTGGTGAAGCTTTTGGAAAG GTGCGTGCTATGTTTGATGACAGAGGTGGTCATGTTGATAAAGCTGGACCATCAATGGCTGTGCAG GTAATCGGTCTCAGTAGTGTTCCTATTGCTGGTGATGAATTTGAGGTTGTCAAATCCCTTGATGTGGCACGCGAAAGGGCAGAAACATGTGCAGAATCATTATGGGTTGCACGGATATCTGCAAAAGCAGGGGAAGTTAAGGTCACTCTGTCTTCCATCGCTTCTGCTGTTGCAACAGGGAAACAATCTGGTCTAGATGTGCACCAGTTGAATATTATTCTAAAGGTTGACGTCCAG GGTTCGATCGGAGCTATCAGACAAGCTCTTCAAGTGCTCCCTCAAAGTAATGTCAGTTTGAAGTTCCTCCTCCAGGCTCCAGGAGAGGTGAGCACTAGTGATGTTGATCTGGCTGTTGCTTCTGAGGCCATTATATTTGGTTTCAATGTGAAAACACCTGGTTCAGTTAAGAGCTATGCAGACAAAAAAAATGTTGAGATTCGTCTGTATAGGGTCATTTATGACCTTGTTGATGACATGAGgaatgcaatggaaggacttctaGAGCCTGTTGAG GAACAAGTTCCAATAGGAACAGCAGATGTTCGAGCAACATTCAGTAGCGGTAGTGGACGTGTTGCTGGATGCATGATCACTGAAGGAAAGGTGGTGAAAGACTGTGGTGTTCGGGTTGTTCGGAATGGGAAGACAGTTCACACTGGCACAATTGATTCTCTTAGACGAGTGAAGGAAGATGTCAAGGAG GTTGGTGCCGGGCTAGAGTGTGGAATTggtgttgatgattttgatgattgggaAGCTGGAGATGTCATAGAAGCTTTCAATACGGTTGAAAAGCAACGGACACTTGAAGAGGCATCTGCAACAGTGGCAGCTGCATTAGTTGGAGCTGGTATCGAGTTGTGA
- the LOC135587187 gene encoding uncharacterized protein LOC135587187 isoform X1 — MFWRMTGFTQASPVDAILEKENFTLEELLDEDEIIQECKALNTRLINFLREKSQVERLLRYIVEEPPEGADNKHVFKLPFIACEIFICEVDIILRTLVEDVQLMDLLFSFLKPDRPHSTFLAGYFSKVVICLMMRKTGPLLNYIQGHPEIISQLVDLIGITSIMEVLIRLIGADENMHSNYVDTMQWLEDTDVLEMIVDKFNSSDSFEVHANIAEILCAITRCAPPALAAKICSPSYVGKLFCHALQDSRPKSVLYHSLSFCICLLDPKRLVASSFQAFRSQLNHGSFVPASEDTIQAMLERLGDLLKLLDISSSDSDLLTTYGNLQPPLGKHRLKIVEFISVLLTTGSEAVEKELIQLGAIKHVIELFFLYPFNNFLHHHVEDVVGSCLESKRTLLIEHILHDCDIVNKILAAEKQSFLSTDSTKATISAEGRSPPRIGNLGHMTRIANKLIQLGNNNSLIQTHLQENSDWVGWHSNVLLKRNAIENVHQWTCGRPTTLQEPARDSDDEDFRDKDFDVAALASNLSQAFRCGIYTNDDIEEAQVSFERDDEDVYFDDESAEVVISSLRLGDDQDSPLFTNSNWFAFENDREVDDRLTNSLASSSPNSDETSDDEPDEVVVGENNNLNDTATSLQEVMDVGTTSESKATVLGNGPANEPKEGIGNSSISEGEQSPGWVEWRETSEPKVAADILNGNSGTDKKMDEVALDADECGSPLGGAAIDRRSGDAGGPTNLLVEDPSDTAKDSLLGGGDSSGSPKVSNESSLEPPGSEAAAENPQHEKDVDPGR, encoded by the exons ATGTTCTGGCGCATGACTGGATTCACCCAAGCGTCTCCT GTGGATGCTATTTTGGAGAAGGAAAACTTTACTCTGGAAGAGCTTCTTGATGAGGATGAAATTATTCAAGAATGCAAAGCACTGAATACGCGTCTTATAAATTT TTTGAGAGAGAAGTCCCAAGTGGAGCGACTGCTTCGATATATTGTAGAGGAGCCTCCTGAGGGTGCTGATAACAAGCATGTTTTCAA GCTTCCTTTTATTGCTTGTGAGATATTTATTTGTGAGGTTGATATCATACTGAGGACGTTGGTTGAGGATGTGCAG CTGATGGATCTATTATTCTCATTCCTCAAGCCTGATCGCCCACATAGTACATTTCTGGCTGGTTATTTTAGTAAG GTTGTAATATGCCTGATGATGCGGAAGACAGGCCCTCTTCTCAATTATATCCAA GGCCATCCAGAGATAATTTCCCAACTCGTTGATCTCATTGGAATCACATCAATAATGGAG GTGCTTATTCGATTGATTGGCGCTGATGAAAATATGCACTCCAACTATGTGGATACAATGCAGTGGTTGGAAGATACAGATGTTCTTGAGATGATTGTGGATAAGTTTAACTCGTCG GACTCTTTTGAAGTCCATGCCAATATAGCAGAAATTCTTTGTGCCATTACTCGATGTGCCCCTCCTGCGCTTGCAGCTAAAATTTGCAGCCCAAG TTATGTGGGGAAATTGTTTTGTCATGCACTGCAAGATTCCAGACCTAAATCGGTGTTGTATCACTCCCTATCTTTCTGCATTTGTTTGTTAGATCCTAAGCGACTGGTAGCATCTTCTTTTCAAGCATTTAGAAGCCAGCTAAATCATGGATCATTTGTTCCTGCTAGTGAAGACACTATCCAGGCCATGCTGGAGAGACTTG GTGATTTACTGAAATTGTTGGATATTTCATCCTCGGATAGTGACTTGCTAACGACTTATGGTAACCTACAGCCTCCACTTGGAAAACACCGTTTGAAG ATTGTGGAGTTCATTTCTGTTTTATTAACTACTGGTAGTGAAGCTGTTGAGAAAGAATTGATCCAGCTGGGAGCAATAAAGCATGTTATAGAGTTGTTTTTTCT GTACCCTTTTAATAATTTTCTGCATCATCATGTTGAAGATGTTGTAGGATCATGCTTAGAGAGTAAGAGGACTCTGTTAATTGAACATATTTTGCATGATTGCGACATTGTCAATAAAATTCTTGCGGCAGAAAAGCAATCTTTCTTGTCAACTGATTCTACTAAG GCTACTATATCTGCAGAGGGACGATCACCTCCAAGAATAGGGAATTTGGGTCACATGACACGCATTGCAAACAAGCTTATTCAATTGGGAAACAACAACAGCTTAATCCAGACACACTTGCAG GAAAATAGTGACTGGGTTGGTTGGCATAGCAATGTACTCTTAAAGCGGAATGCGATAGAAAATGTTCACCAGTGGACTTGTGG aCGCCCAACTACTCTACAAGAACCAGCTAGGGATAGTGATGATGAGGACTTCCGAGATAAGGATTTTGATGTGGCAGCACTGGCTAGTAATTTGAGCCAGGCATTTCGATGTGGGATCTACACTAATGATGACATTGAAGAG GCTCAAGTATCTTTTGAACGAGATGATGAG GATGTTTACTTCGATGATGAATCTGCAGAAGTTGTTATTTCATCTTTGCGTCTGGGGGATGACCAGGACAG CCCCCTCTTCACAAATTCCAACTggtttgctttcgaaaatgatagaGAGGTTGATGATCGGTTAACAAATTCTCTCGCCTCATCATCACCAAATTCGGATGAGACATCAGATGATGAGCCTGATGAGGTGGTGGTTGGTGAAAACAACAACCTGAATGACACAGCAACATCTTTGCAAGAAGTAATGGATGTAGGAACTACATCAGAAAGTAAAGCAACGGTTTTGGGAAATGGTCCTGCTAACGAGCCCAAAGAAGGCATCGGTAACTCGAGTATAAGCGAGGGTGAGCAGTCACCAGGGTGGGTTGAATGGAGGGAGACATCAGAACCCAAAGTGGCTGCAGATATTTTGAACGGCAACAGTGGAACTGACAAAAAAATGGATGAAGTTGCACTAGATGCAGATGAGTGTGGGTCTCCGCTTGGAGGTGCAGCAATTGACAGACGAAGTGGTGATGCGGGAGGACCGACCAATCTTCTTGTTGAAGATCCATCAGACACTGCTAAAGACAGTCTACTTGGTGGGGGGGATTCGTCAGGATCACCTAAAGTAAGTAACGAGTCAAGCTTGGAGCCACCTGGGAGTGAAGCTGCAGCTGAGAATCCACAACATGAGAAGGATGTTGACCCAGGGAGGTGA
- the LOC135587187 gene encoding uncharacterized protein LOC135587187 isoform X2, translated as MFWRMTGFTQASPVDAILEKENFTLEELLDEDEIIQECKALNTRLINFLREKSQVERLLRYIVEEPPEGADNKHVFKLPFIACEIFICEVDIILRTLVEDVQLMDLLFSFLKPDRPHSTFLAGYFSKVVICLMMRKTGPLLNYIQGHPEIISQLVDLIGITSIMEVLIRLIGADENMHSNYVDTMQWLEDTDVLEMIVDKFNSSDSFEVHANIAEILCAITRCAPPALAAKICSPSYVGKLFCHALQDSRPKSVLYHSLSFCICLLDPKRLVASSFQAFRSQLNHGSFVPASEDTIQAMLERLGDLLKLLDISSSDSDLLTTYGNLQPPLGKHRLKIVEFISVLLTTGSEAVEKELIQLGAIKHVIELFFLYPFNNFLHHHVEDVVGSCLESKRTLLIEHILHDCDIVNKILAAEKQSFLSTDSTKATISAEGRSPPRIGNLGHMTRIANKLIQLGNNNSLIQTHLQENSDWVGWHSNVLLKRNAIENVHQWTCGRPTTLQEPARDSDDEDFRDKDFDVAALASNLSQAFRCGIYTNDDIEEDVYFDDESAEVVISSLRLGDDQDSPLFTNSNWFAFENDREVDDRLTNSLASSSPNSDETSDDEPDEVVVGENNNLNDTATSLQEVMDVGTTSESKATVLGNGPANEPKEGIGNSSISEGEQSPGWVEWRETSEPKVAADILNGNSGTDKKMDEVALDADECGSPLGGAAIDRRSGDAGGPTNLLVEDPSDTAKDSLLGGGDSSGSPKVSNESSLEPPGSEAAAENPQHEKDVDPGR; from the exons ATGTTCTGGCGCATGACTGGATTCACCCAAGCGTCTCCT GTGGATGCTATTTTGGAGAAGGAAAACTTTACTCTGGAAGAGCTTCTTGATGAGGATGAAATTATTCAAGAATGCAAAGCACTGAATACGCGTCTTATAAATTT TTTGAGAGAGAAGTCCCAAGTGGAGCGACTGCTTCGATATATTGTAGAGGAGCCTCCTGAGGGTGCTGATAACAAGCATGTTTTCAA GCTTCCTTTTATTGCTTGTGAGATATTTATTTGTGAGGTTGATATCATACTGAGGACGTTGGTTGAGGATGTGCAG CTGATGGATCTATTATTCTCATTCCTCAAGCCTGATCGCCCACATAGTACATTTCTGGCTGGTTATTTTAGTAAG GTTGTAATATGCCTGATGATGCGGAAGACAGGCCCTCTTCTCAATTATATCCAA GGCCATCCAGAGATAATTTCCCAACTCGTTGATCTCATTGGAATCACATCAATAATGGAG GTGCTTATTCGATTGATTGGCGCTGATGAAAATATGCACTCCAACTATGTGGATACAATGCAGTGGTTGGAAGATACAGATGTTCTTGAGATGATTGTGGATAAGTTTAACTCGTCG GACTCTTTTGAAGTCCATGCCAATATAGCAGAAATTCTTTGTGCCATTACTCGATGTGCCCCTCCTGCGCTTGCAGCTAAAATTTGCAGCCCAAG TTATGTGGGGAAATTGTTTTGTCATGCACTGCAAGATTCCAGACCTAAATCGGTGTTGTATCACTCCCTATCTTTCTGCATTTGTTTGTTAGATCCTAAGCGACTGGTAGCATCTTCTTTTCAAGCATTTAGAAGCCAGCTAAATCATGGATCATTTGTTCCTGCTAGTGAAGACACTATCCAGGCCATGCTGGAGAGACTTG GTGATTTACTGAAATTGTTGGATATTTCATCCTCGGATAGTGACTTGCTAACGACTTATGGTAACCTACAGCCTCCACTTGGAAAACACCGTTTGAAG ATTGTGGAGTTCATTTCTGTTTTATTAACTACTGGTAGTGAAGCTGTTGAGAAAGAATTGATCCAGCTGGGAGCAATAAAGCATGTTATAGAGTTGTTTTTTCT GTACCCTTTTAATAATTTTCTGCATCATCATGTTGAAGATGTTGTAGGATCATGCTTAGAGAGTAAGAGGACTCTGTTAATTGAACATATTTTGCATGATTGCGACATTGTCAATAAAATTCTTGCGGCAGAAAAGCAATCTTTCTTGTCAACTGATTCTACTAAG GCTACTATATCTGCAGAGGGACGATCACCTCCAAGAATAGGGAATTTGGGTCACATGACACGCATTGCAAACAAGCTTATTCAATTGGGAAACAACAACAGCTTAATCCAGACACACTTGCAG GAAAATAGTGACTGGGTTGGTTGGCATAGCAATGTACTCTTAAAGCGGAATGCGATAGAAAATGTTCACCAGTGGACTTGTGG aCGCCCAACTACTCTACAAGAACCAGCTAGGGATAGTGATGATGAGGACTTCCGAGATAAGGATTTTGATGTGGCAGCACTGGCTAGTAATTTGAGCCAGGCATTTCGATGTGGGATCTACACTAATGATGACATTGAAGAG GATGTTTACTTCGATGATGAATCTGCAGAAGTTGTTATTTCATCTTTGCGTCTGGGGGATGACCAGGACAG CCCCCTCTTCACAAATTCCAACTggtttgctttcgaaaatgatagaGAGGTTGATGATCGGTTAACAAATTCTCTCGCCTCATCATCACCAAATTCGGATGAGACATCAGATGATGAGCCTGATGAGGTGGTGGTTGGTGAAAACAACAACCTGAATGACACAGCAACATCTTTGCAAGAAGTAATGGATGTAGGAACTACATCAGAAAGTAAAGCAACGGTTTTGGGAAATGGTCCTGCTAACGAGCCCAAAGAAGGCATCGGTAACTCGAGTATAAGCGAGGGTGAGCAGTCACCAGGGTGGGTTGAATGGAGGGAGACATCAGAACCCAAAGTGGCTGCAGATATTTTGAACGGCAACAGTGGAACTGACAAAAAAATGGATGAAGTTGCACTAGATGCAGATGAGTGTGGGTCTCCGCTTGGAGGTGCAGCAATTGACAGACGAAGTGGTGATGCGGGAGGACCGACCAATCTTCTTGTTGAAGATCCATCAGACACTGCTAAAGACAGTCTACTTGGTGGGGGGGATTCGTCAGGATCACCTAAAGTAAGTAACGAGTCAAGCTTGGAGCCACCTGGGAGTGAAGCTGCAGCTGAGAATCCACAACATGAGAAGGATGTTGACCCAGGGAGGTGA